gcgcctccctgtccatcaccaactcctggagtttactcaaactcatgtccgttaagtcggtgatgccatccaaccatctcatcctctgtcatccccttctcctcctgccctcaatctttcccagcatcagggtcttttccagtgagttgactctttgcatcaggtggccaaagtattggagtttcagcttcaacatcagtccttccagtgaatcttcaggactgacttcctttaggatggactggttggatctccttgcactccaagggattctcaagagtcctctccaacaccacagtttgaaagcatcaattccttagtcaaaccatagctttgactaggcggacctttgtcagcaaagtgatgtctctgctttttaatacactgtctaggttgtcatagcttttcttcccaggagcaagagtctcttaatttcatggctgcagtcatcgtttgtggtgattttggagcccaagaaaataaaggtacCATGCAGATTTTCCCGTAAGAATTCTGTTTCAGGGACTCCCCTGGAGGTCCCACGGTTAAGgctccttgcttccactgcagggggctcacGTTCCATCtgcagttggggaactaagctctTCCATGCATTAAGCATGGcccccaagtttaaaaaaaaaatgcaaaaaaaaaaaaaattccatgatgAACAATaaccacaaaaaattaaaaacaaaaacagttccgTTGCAAATAGGAGTCAGGCCTTCTGATCTGGAAAATGGACTTTGGTCTGGAAAATGGACTTCTGCTGATGGACTGACTGTCCAGCTCAAGAACAGAGGTCAGCTGGCCCGTTTACGAAGCCATTTTAGGGAGGATTTTAGTTTTCAaactgtaggatttttttttaagtctgtcaAGAGGAAGTAACATCTGGTTGGTTTTGCATGCATAGGCATAGTTGGGAGTTGTCACTCCAGGGAGTCAAAACCATAATTTGGTTGATCTTTGGCTctttttcagtcttaaaaagaaatgagggctccccctcccccaagagcTTTGGTTTATGtggcttttgcttgtctatatgGATCCTATTCAGTTACATGTTAATAaagttaaaacaaattaaaaatttttttgatgatgtTGAGAAATTCTTGCCACAGTTGCTTAGCTGTGGTCATGGTATTGTGgttatgttttttatcttttatcgGGAAATACAGTTTTCTCCCAGGGAGGGGCCACagttgggttttcttttctttgaaatgtaGGAGAAACAGTACTATTCAACGGCTACTGTAACATTGCCAGCCCTGAGAACTCCTTTCTTATTCTAGCATGTCATAGATTACATCTTGCAGAGGAATGAGGGGCCGACATTCACGTGCAGTAACTGAAAAGAACTTGAAAGCGTTAGCACGGAAATCTATACCATGTATTTCAGATCACATTCACAGGACACTGACATGTTATTCCCAGTAAcatttctttgttgctgttgtttacttgctGAGTCataaccaactctttgtgaccctgtggactgtagcccgccaggctccctctgtccatgggattctccaggcaagaatactggagcgggttgccgtttcctcctccaggggaatcttcccgacccaggaattgatcccatgtctcctgcattggcaggagggttcgttaccactgaaccacctgggaagcccaacattttaatttttctgccttttaccCAGCGAAAAATCACAAACCACTTACATGTGCTCCCGCgtaacattttttttcaaccCAAGAAAAAATAACAAGCTGCTGATATGTTAttcccagtgatttttttttttttttttcacccaacaAAAAACAACTATATCCTCCCCAAACAAACATCAGATCAGGGACGTAGTGGCTGTTTTCAGTTCTTGCCGGTTTCTGGAAGTCCTGGTGGAGTGGAGTGATGCTGGCCCTTCACTTGGTGACTTCATTGCTCGTCCTGGGACATGGCTGTTGTGTTTGAGGATGATCTGGCCGGTGCCACTGCTGTGAGCAAAGGCAAGACCTCCCTGGGCCCCGGCTAGCATCTTGGCCATggtccccaccccctacccccgcccGCCAGAGATGCTAGGGTTGCCCTGTGAGAGGCGCTCGGCTTGGACAGAACCTTCATTCCTGACTCTGAAAGCGGCCGTGGACCGTGCAGGTATCGCTCTGCCCCACTGTGTTCAGTGCATACACTCCAGCCCATCACACGCGATTGGACAGCTACACAGAAAAGGAAGCTGAACATTTGCTAATGCCGTATGCAGAAATAACCTCTAGGGGCTTCGctgatggtccactggttaagaatctgccctgccgTGCTAGGgtcaccagttcgatccctggtctgggaatcaCGCCGTGTAGGAtgtaagcccatgtgccacaactggaCACCAGCTCCCAGTCACCACGACTGGAAAAAGCTGTCATGCACCAGTGAAGACcaagggcagccaaaaaaaaaaaaacctccaaaaacTCACaacggattaaagacctaaatgtaagactctggaaaccataaaactcgcAGCAGAAAGCATAGGCAGAGAGCAATTTGACTTACTTCTGAGAGGTACCTTTTTGGTTCTGTCTCTGGCgggaagggaaataaaagcagaaataaccgAATGGCatctaattaaacataaaaggtTTTTTGCAGAGTAAAGGGCACCTTGGACCAAACAAAAGCACAGCCAGTGGAAGGGGGGAAGGTACTTAACAAATAATGTGActgataatgggcttcccaggcggctcgggggtgaagaatctgtctgcactgcaggagatacaGTAGACctacgttcgatccctgggttgggaagatcccctggaggagggcatggcaacccatccagtgttcttgcctggagaatccccatggacagaggagcctggtgggctgcagtctgtggggtcgcaaagagtcggacatgactaggcaattgagcacgcatgcatgacTTGATACGGGGTTTTCATCCAAAATGacataaacagttcatacaaccaAACATAAGAAAGCCCCCCAAATCACCCAGTTATTTGGGCCTCCCAgctgactcagcggtaaagaacccgcctggcaCTGCAGGAGAcgtagagatgcaggttcaaaccctgggtcgggaagatcccctggagaaggacatggcaacccatctccagtcttgcctggagaatcccatggacaggggagcctggcgggctgcagtctgtggggtcgcagagagtcggacacgactgaagcaacttagcatgcaaccCATTTAAAGACAGCCAGAAGATCTCAATGGGCATTTTCAGCTGACATTTCTGCCAAGAAGACAGACAGGTGGGCAACAgatacttgaaaagatgctcagcatcgtTGACCTCAGAGAAACACCAATTAAgagcagagtggaaaaaaaacccaaacaaaccatCTTCCCGTGTCACCGTCTTGCTCGGGGGCCTCGGGGAATCCTGCCATCGTTTGCCCAGTTGTTGTGGAACTGCAAGGGGGAGACCCCCACGGGCGGCGCTTCCTTAGGCCATTTGTCACGATGCTTCCTGCAGGACCGCCCTCAGACCACCTGCAGCCAAACGGCAGCGATCCTTTGTCTTGATTGGCATCACGATGACGAAGCAATAGGAAAGGCCGATGAGAGTGAATTGCATTGCCCGTGTAGGACGGAAGAGCTCCATTCCAGAGCCCAGCTGTGCTGCCTGCTGCGAGGGTCCCCTCGCTTTAGGGGACCACCTCTCCCACGCCCAGGCGCCCCCCACTCCTCGCCCAGCTGCAGGAGCTGTGATCCTGGGGTCTGTCCTGTCTCTATGAGTCCTGGCCCTGTTGGATCGCCAGCCCCGGAGCCCCCACCTCTGAGCCCTCTGGCCGGACCAAAGCACTTGAAATCACATGAAGGCATCCTGTCTCTTCCTGGGGACCAGACGTCTGAGGTCCAGGTGTCCCAGCGATGAACTCCATCCAGAGGCTCCAGGGAGGGTCCTCcccgcctcttccagcttctgggggctccaggcgtccgtccctgggctggtggccgcctccctcccgtctctgcctccgtctccacgtggcttctcctctgtgtccctgtctCTTGTCTTCTGTGCCTTATAAGGACCTTGTCCCTGGGTTTAAGGCCACCCTCGTCCAAGAGGACCTCATCTCAGACCCTTCACTCCATCACCTCTGCAGATACCTTGCTTCCATGTAATGTCATCTTCTGTGGTTCTGGGAGGACATGAATTTTGAGTGGAGGATGCCTTTCAACCCTCAGTCATTACTGAGTTGTGAACAGTTGCACCCACGCTCAAGAAATTGCCTGGTGGCTGCGGTTTGTGATTTAACTGTGGGTGCTGTACGGTAGATTGAacaaactcggggagatggtgaaggacagggaagcctggcatgctgcagtccatggggtcgcaaagagtcggacaccactgagcgccCAGACAATAACAGGTGATTGCAAGCTTGCAGATTTAAcagacaccttttttttttaattaaaaaaaattttaaactgatgtatacttgatttacaggACTGTGTTAggttcagatgtacagcaaagtgattcagttgggcacacacatatatattcaaattcttttccattacggcaAGATGATAGCAGTATATTATATAGTTATCTggatatataatcatataatgaATACAGTTTCCTGTTATATATGGGAACTAGGTCCCtgttagtcatctattttatatatagttggaaagtgaaagttgcttagtcgtgtctgactctttgcgaccccatggactatacagtccatggaattctccaggccaaaatactggagtgggtagcctttcccttctccaggggatcttcccaacccagggatggaacccaggtctcccacattgcaggcggattctttaccagctgagctaccagggaagcccataatgaatATGGTTTCCTGTTGTATACAGTACGTAGGTCCTTgtgagttatctattttatatatagtcgtgtgtatatgttaatcccaaactcctagtacatctctcctccttctgctttggtagccataagttttctatgtctgtgggtaaCAGACACCTTTAATTCTTTTCTTGATATAGTGtctttatttgcttgtttttggaccgcatgcaggatcctagttccgcGCCCAGGGATTCGAACCTGTGCCCGCTGCCGTGCATAAAATAGATGTGGAGCTGCCAACTATAAAATAGGTGACTGACATGCTCCCCCGGCATTAGCCACTGGagcattaaccactggaccaccagggaagtcccctgacacCTGCTAGGAAAACTCAGCTCACCTTTCGAGTGTCCTGGCCTTCTGACTGGCAGCTCCTCGGAGCCGAATGTGTGGGCATCGCCAGCAGTGGGAGCGTGGGGACCTGAGCTctgagaggccagggatgctgaaCCCCAGATCGTAGGCTTCTCGGTGTCCAGGCGTTTGTGGCCATGGGGCGGGGGGCATCCTGAGATATTCCAGGGATGGAGAATTCCCTTCCTGCCCTAGTCTGGCGTCCATTCCCAGATGCACCTGGGGAGACACATAGAGCCTGTGAAGTGCAAAAGTCCTCTTTCTAATTTCTTCACTGAGTTATCGTtgatgttgtttttgttcagtaatgcctgactctttgtgaccttgtagactgcagcacgccaggcttctccattcttcagcatctcccggagctttctcagactcatgtccatcgagttggtgatgccatccaaccaagtcatcctctgtcgtccccttctcctcccagttcagtctttcccagcatcagggtcttttcccatgagttggctcttcacatccgatgaccaaagtattgcagcttcagcttcagcgtcagtccttccaatgaacacccaggactgatttcctttaggatggactggttggatctccttgcagtccaagggactctcaagagtcttctccaacatcacagttcaaaagcatcaattcttcagcactcagccttctttatagtccaactctcacatccatacatgactgctggaaaaaccatagctttgactagatggacctttgtcgacagagtaatgtgctgtctaggctggtcataacttttcttccaaggagcaagcgtgttttaattttggggctgcagtcaccatctgcggtgattttggagcccagaaaaataaagtcagtcactctttccactgtttccccatctgtttgccgtgaagtgatgggaccggatgccatgatttttgttttattatttaatactgTCTGTATTTCCTGTCTTGTCTATATTCTTAtgtcttattttatacataacagtTTGCACCTGTCAATCTCTTATTCTTACATCTTCTCTCCCcgtttccttctccccactggtcaccactggtttgttctgtaaatctgtgagtctgcttcttttttgttatcttCACtagtttcatgtatatatatatatttggctgcctGTGTCTTTGTTGCAATATGCAGAATCTTCAGTTGTGACATgggggatccagttccctgaccaaggatggaaccttgcattggaagcttggagtcttagacactggaccacctgCAAAGTCCCCATATTCACTagcttttaaaactatattttttttattggattgccTGTATAACTGAGAATCATGGAGTTATTTGTCTTCCTCGGCcttaacttcacttagtgtgataatctctaggtccatccatgttgcggcaaatggcattatttcattcttttttatggctgtgtaatattccattgtgtccaTGTACCACgtcgtctttatccattcctctgctgacgGAGacaggttgcttccgtgtcttgccTGTCTTGAATAGTGttggaatgaacactgaagtgtttgtatctttttgaattgtagctTTGTCTGGATAtcatgcccaggaatgggacgGCAGGATCGTACGGcagttctgtttttcattttttaaaaggacgtccgtactgttctccatatcggctgcactgttttacattcccagcagcagtgtcggaaggggtcccttttctccgcaTCCTTGTCAGCATGGGTtacttgtgttctttttgatgaaagccattctgacaggggtgaggtgatacctcatggtGGTCAAAGAGGCATcattgaaaaacataaaatttgaaaaaatcttGAATGCTGGTCTGCCAGCCTAACGTCTGCGTGTGCTGTACTTAGACGcttggtcctgtctgactcttggcgaccccgtggacctcATCCcaccaaggcttctctgtccgtgggattctccaggccagaatgctggagtgggtagccatgccctcctccagggggatcttcccaacccagggatcgcacctaggtcgcccgcattgcaggcagattctttaccgactgagcccccaggaaagcccaagaatactggagtgggtgacctatcccttctccagcggatcttccccaccgaggggtctcctgcattgcaggcaggttcttgacctgctgagctaccagcgaagctcaagaatgctggagtgggcagcctatcccttctctaagagatcttcccgacccgggcaTCCAACCaggggtctcccgcactgcaggcggattcttcacctggTGAGCCACGAGGGACGCACGCTGCCTGCTTGAGAAGCTACATATGTGCTCCTCTTATCTGAGCCTCTTTGCTTGGTGGCCTCTGACACGCCTGCATCCTGACCAGAAGTCTTTAGGAGTGGGGGGACGTGGGTCCTCTTGGCCTGGCCAGGGGGTGTTTGGGAACCGTGGGGTCTGCCTGGGGAAAAGACCCACCTGCTTGTTTGCCGAGCTGGTTTATTTCCCAGAACTGGACGTAATACACCAGCTCAGGTGAGGAAAGAGCTGTCATGACGAGTCCAAAGACGAtggaaacactaaaaaaaaaaaaaaaagcaatcaataAATGCATGTCTCCGACGCACCTGGATGGAACAGCCGCTCGCTTTTCAGATTGAGCCTCGCCGCTTTGCCACCAGCTGGAGCGGCGGCCTCGGGGTGGTCCCCACTGCCGTGCGCCCTCCGTGCGCGCACGCGTGTATGCACGCCCTCGTTTCCGGAGCCACCCGGCTCCCTGCACCCGCCGGCCGGGCGGAGCCGGGCCGTCTTCTCACGCTCTTTGTTCTGCTGCTTCTCGGCAGGTCGTCCCGAATGAGCGGAGGCCCAGCCGGGGGCGGCGCGATGGAGTGCAAGAGCCTGGAGGGCGGGCAGAGCGACCTCAAGCTGGTGGCGCACCCGCGCGCCAAGAGCAAAGTGTGGCGCTACTTTGGCTTCGACACGAACGCGGAGGGCTGCATCCTGCAGTGGAAGAAGATCTACTGCCGCATCTGCATGGCCCAGATCGCCTACTCGGGCAACACCTCCAACCTGTCCTACCACCTGGAGAAGAACCACCCCGACGAGTTCTGCGAGTTCGTCAAGAGCAACACCGAGCAGATGCGCGAGGCCTTCGCCAGCGCCTTCTCCAAGCTGAAGCCGGACCCCGCGCAGCCCGGCGGTGCGCCGGAGCCGCTGGCCGCCAAGGCTGGCGCGCACGGCCACGAGAGCCGCAAGCAGCAGGAGCTGACCGCCGCCGTCATGGGCCTCATCTGCGAGGGCCTCTACCCGGCCTCCATCGTGGACGAGCCCACGTTCAGGGCGCTGCTGAAGGCGGCCGAGCCGCGCTACGAGCTGCCGAGCCGCAAGTTCTTCTGCGGCAAGGCCATCCCCGAGCGCTACGGCGCCGTGCGCGAGGCGGTGCTCAAGGAGCTGGCCGACGCCGCGTGGTGCGGCGTCTCCACCGACCTCTGGCGCAGCCCGACCCAGAACCGCACCTACGTGACGCTGTCGGCGCACTTCCTGGGCCGCGCCGCCCCCCACGGGCTGGCGGTGGGCTCCCGCTGCCTCAAGACCTTCGAGGTGCCCGAGGAGAACGCGGCCGAGACCATCACGCGCGTCCTGTACGAGGCGTTCATCGAGTGGGGCGTCCACGCCAAGGTCTTCGGCGCCACCACGGACCGCGGCAAGGACCTGGCCCAGGCGTGCTCGCTGCTCGACATCCCGGTGCACATGCCGTGCCTCGGCCACACCTTCGACGCGGCCGTCCGCCAGGCCTTCCGGCTGCCCAAGCTGGGCGCGCTGCTGGGCCGCTGCGCCAAGCTGGTGGCCTACTTCCAGCAGTCGTCCGTGGCCATGGTCATGCTTCAGGAGAAGCAGCGTCAGCAGAACGCGGCACCGTGCATGCTGGTGAGCAACCGCGTGGCCTGGTGGGGCAGCACGCTGGGCATGCTGCAGCGGCTCAAGGAGCAGCAGTTCGCCATCGCCGGGGTGCTGCTGGAAGACACCAACAACCACCACCTCATGCTGGAGGCCGCCGAGTGGGCCACCATCGAGGGCCTGGTGGACCTGCTGCAGCCCTTCAAGCAGGTGGCCGAGATGCTCTCGGCCTCCAAGTACCCCACCATCAGCATGGTCAAGCCGCTGCTGCACATGCTCCTGAACACCACGCTCAACCCCAAGGAGACGG
This portion of the Odocoileus virginianus isolate 20LAN1187 ecotype Illinois unplaced genomic scaffold, Ovbor_1.2 Unplaced_Contig_6, whole genome shotgun sequence genome encodes:
- the ZBED1 gene encoding E3 SUMO-protein ligase ZBED1 isoform X1, whose amino-acid sequence is MLEWVAMPSSRGIFPTQGSHLGRPHCRQILYRLSPQESPRILEWVTYPFSSGSSPPRGLLHCRQVLDLLSYQRSSRMLEWAAYPFSKRSSRPGHPTRGLPHCRRILHLVVPNERRPSRGRRDGVQEPGGRAERPQAGGAPARQEQSVALLWLRHERGGLHPAVEEDLLPHLHGPDRLLGQHLQPVLPPGEEPPRRVLRVRQEQHRADARGLRQRLLQAEAGPRAARRCAGAAGRQGWRARPREPQAAGADRRRHGPHLRGPLPGLHRGRAHVQGAAEGGRAALRAAEPQVLLRQGHPRALRRRARGGAQGAGRRRVVRRLHRPLAQPDPEPHLRDAVGALPGPRRPPRAGGGLPLPQDLRGARGERGRDHHARPVRGVHRVGRPRQGLRRHHGPRQGPGPGVLAARHPGAHAVPRPHLRRGRPPGLPAAQAGRAAGPLRQAGGLLPAVVRGHGHASGEAASAERGTVHAGEQPRGLVGQHAGHAAAAQGAAVRHRRGAAGRHQQPPPHAGGRRVGHHRGPGGPAAALQAGGRDALGLQVPHHQHGQAAAAHAPEHHAQPQGDGPQGDQHGQGGDRQGARQDLPGEPRDRPVPQRGHLPGPALQAAAVPLHLRAAAGGEPRAGGGQGPPGEGQRGRLPRVRGQGGRAARGAAAGQEAGALAHPAAGQRHQRHAGRDLLPHGGRGGPGRVARAGGGGAQQLQVAEASGAQRGPAQVVVGPPGALPRAAQGAPKVLGGGGHARQPRASLRLVRHGGERQAQPPGPRARGRAGLPL
- the ZBED1 gene encoding E3 SUMO-protein ligase ZBED1 isoform X2, with the protein product MSGGPAGGGAMECKSLEGGQSDLKLVAHPRAKSKVWRYFGFDTNAEGCILQWKKIYCRICMAQIAYSGNTSNLSYHLEKNHPDEFCEFVKSNTEQMREAFASAFSKLKPDPAQPGGAPEPLAAKAGAHGHESRKQQELTAAVMGLICEGLYPASIVDEPTFRALLKAAEPRYELPSRKFFCGKAIPERYGAVREAVLKELADAAWCGVSTDLWRSPTQNRTYVTLSAHFLGRAAPHGLAVGSRCLKTFEVPEENAAETITRVLYEAFIEWGVHAKVFGATTDRGKDLAQACSLLDIPVHMPCLGHTFDAAVRQAFRLPKLGALLGRCAKLVAYFQQSSVAMVMLQEKQRQQNAAPCMLVSNRVAWWGSTLGMLQRLKEQQFAIAGVLLEDTNNHHLMLEAAEWATIEGLVDLLQPFKQVAEMLSASKYPTISMVKPLLHMLLNTTLNPKETDPKEISMAKEVIAKELAKTYQESPEIDLFLNVATFLDPRYKRLPFLSTFERQQVENRVLEEAKGLLEKVKEGAYRASEDKAAVPPEEPPPAKKPAPSPTPPPASVINDMLAEIFCPTGGVEDQEEWHAQVVEELSNFKSQKPLGLNEDPLKWWSDRLALFPVLPKVLQKYWAVAATRVSPERLFGSCATVVSAKRNRLAPAHVDEQVFLYENARGGGADAELEDEDEGEWGLDHEQAFVPGEAAHAGFFGVRDGSFV